TCAACTTCTTCGACTACTGCAACCTGGTCGAAGCTGGAAACTCCATCCACAAACACTTCTGTATCTTCCCATTTACTGATCAACGTATTTTCCATGGGAGTTACAAACTCGGCACCCGGTGTACGGGGCCCGAGGCGTGAGGAGAAGTCAGGGAAGCTCTGACCGTCTGGGCTGGTCCAGTCTTTGTGACCAATCCAGAAGTACTCTGCACGGGTATGTCCACTATTACGCTGGATCGCAGGCCAGGAGGCACCACGGTTATTCAGCGCCTGCTCATGGAGCGCACCCGACTCTACGTAAATATTTCGAAAGTTCCCGATATCCAGCCACACCGTGGTAAACTGGGCACGGGCGTCTTCAGCTGTCATGGCAAATACCATAACTAGCGTGAAGATCATTGTACCTATTTTTGACACTTTCATTATTGCCTCAATGATTGCCTATTAGACAATTAGTGTAATACTAAGGAAAACTGTGAGCAATGTGCTCAGGGGAAAATTGAATCGATCCAGTTAAGAGCAGGTGCGAACGAATCGCACCTGCTCCTGGATCAAGTTCATTTAGAAGCTCAGACGGAGGCCAAAGGATACTGCCCGTGGGTTCAAGAACGTATTGAACCGGAAGTTAGGCATATCGATGTAAGCTTTGTCGTCGAGTGCTTTCTGCAGTTCGCCATCAGGCACTGCTTCCCATGCTGAGCCATTCCAGCGGCTGTAATCGCCTGTATCTTCTGCCCAGTACCATGCGACAGAATTCGGGTCAGCTGCACTTGAAAGACTGGCAACTTCTTCGATTGGCTGGAACTCTACACTTGGATGACGGAAATCACCAGGCTGGTCATCTCCAGGAATCCAGATGTAAGGTTTCTGCTCTGGGTTGTTCAGGCCGTCATAGATGTCGCCTGGCAAGTGCAGGGACCACATGTACTGCTCGAAGTCGCGGTTGTCTGGTGAGAACGCCGCGAAGCGGTACAGGTGACGGAGGTTGAACACGTTAGCAACGTCGAGGAATACCTGTGCATTACCAAAGTTGGTGTTAATGTGCTTGGTAAAGCGCAGATCAAAGTTCCAGAAGTCTCTGTAGCGAACGTTTTCGTTCAGCTCAGGAGGCGTGGCGCCACCGCCACCCCAGATGAAGGACTGTCCTTTGCGCCATTCACCGAGGAGGTTGACACGCCAGTTACCCAGGATTCCTGAAGAAGAACCACCGAAGTCGGCAGGTGTCAGGAACTGCAGGTTCATGCGAGCGAAAGGCTCAGCAACTGGAGCGTTGATACGGAAGTCCGTAGATGTACGGAGGTAGTCACGCTGCTGTGACTGGTTTTCGTCAAACCGACCAAAGCCGAAGTTACCATCTTTTTTGGTCAGGAAGGTGTAGTTAACGAAACCACGCAGCCAGCGACCACGGTTCTTCGTAATCGTGAACTCAGCACCACGGATATCTTCGTAGTTCCAAGGCTGTGCAAGGTTGTACCCAACGATTTCGCGAAGATCTTCATAGAAGACTGCACGGGTCTGGTTGCGTACGTCGCGGTAGAAACCGCTTACACGGAAGAGGAACTGATCAAAGAAGTTTTGATCATAACCCAGCTCATAGGCCACTGTTTTTGGCAGTGGGTGATTTGGGTTACCAATGCGGTCAATACCGCCTGAGAGAGACTGTTCGATACCGAAGATGTCACGAGCCAGAAGCATCTGACGGAAGTGACCGTAGTTGAAGTAGAGCTTGCTATTGTCGGTAATCGGGAAGGAGATACCAACGCGTGGGCTTACTTCAAGCTGTGCGTCAACTGCTTCACGAGGAATTACTTCGTCAATAACTTCCACACGGCTTCTGAGGATTGGATCGAACGGATCGAAGTTCCACCATTCTGTGTTTGCATCGAAGTAGTCGAGGCGAACACCGAGGTTAGCAATCATACCACCAAATTCCAGTTTACCCTGTGCATAAGCTGCACCCTGGATTGGAGCTTCGTTGTATGGGAATGCTGACTCTGGCTCAGGACCAACGAGTTCGAGGTTAACGTGCGCAAAGCGCATATCGTAGTTACTTACGATTACTTCAGCACCAGTTTTGATCTGGAGGAAGCGGTTAACCTGGCTTGTGAGGTCAAAACGACCTGTGAATACGCTCACATCTGAGGTATCACGTGCCTTGTTCCAGTGACCACCTGTGGTTTCACCAAGTCCGAGAAGGTTACCACCGATACCGGAGTATCCAAATGGCTCTTCACCAACACAGTAAGAAAGCAGTTCGCCGTCACCGTTGGTGTCGGTTGTACCACCAAAACACTGCTGAACAAATTCCTGGTTAACAACACGACCGAAGTTATCCGTAGCAGTAACAGCAATCAGGTTGCCGTTTTCGTCGAGGAATGAACCATCGCGAAGGTTAGCAAATGGCGTACGGTACTTCGAGTTGATGTAGTTGGCCGTTACTTCGTAGAACGTGTTCTGGTTCAGCGTGTGAACAAACTCACCACCGAACATCGTGTGATCGATGTTGGC
This window of the Bacteroidota bacterium genome carries:
- a CDS encoding TonB-dependent receptor, which translates into the protein MRITKLLGALLLLLIPVTGAMAQSGKIAGTVRDASTGEALPGVNVVIDGTTQGAVTDLNGFYNILNVRPGTYGVRASFVGYTSQLVENVTVNTGLTSSLDFSLGEQEVGLDEVVVTAEAPIVELDVSANVANLSSEDFEDLPIASINDVLELQAGVEPGLEIRGGGLGEVAFIVDGMNLRTGRNNEPFTNISYTSVEAVQVQTGGFNAEYGNVRSGIVNVATKDPSRDKYTFDGLFRFRPAQEKARGGLPEDFDSYYIRPALDPQTNLDGTAAGWDIYTQRQYNDFTGWNNIVDRLNTEGFDVNVQDMVDYFNFTHRKDNEIASPDYEADFTFGGPIPFISDKLGDLRFLASYRNTQTAYIYPQTRDAYKDETFSAKLTSNIAPGMKLTLNAMSARERGMNRNDGGGGFFEGQADPYRGALPSYPWDNIGVVYVSGLGRRGISFSDAKVNRANIDHTMFGGEFVHTLNQNTFYEVTANYINSKYRTPFANLRDGSFLDENGNLIAVTATDNFGRVVNQEFVQQCFGGTTDTNGDGELLSYCVGEEPFGYSGIGGNLLGLGETTGGHWNKARDTSDVSVFTGRFDLTSQVNRFLQIKTGAEVIVSNYDMRFAHVNLELVGPEPESAFPYNEAPIQGAAYAQGKLEFGGMIANLGVRLDYFDANTEWWNFDPFDPILRSRVEVIDEVIPREAVDAQLEVSPRVGISFPITDNSKLYFNYGHFRQMLLARDIFGIEQSLSGGIDRIGNPNHPLPKTVAYELGYDQNFFDQFLFRVSGFYRDVRNQTRAVFYEDLREIVGYNLAQPWNYEDIRGAEFTITKNRGRWLRGFVNYTFLTKKDGNFGFGRFDENQSQQRDYLRTSTDFRINAPVAEPFARMNLQFLTPADFGGSSSGILGNWRVNLLGEWRKGQSFIWGGGGATPPELNENVRYRDFWNFDLRFTKHINTNFGNAQVFLDVANVFNLRHLYRFAAFSPDNRDFEQYMWSLHLPGDIYDGLNNPEQKPYIWIPGDDQPGDFRHPSVEFQPIEEVASLSSAADPNSVAWYWAEDTGDYSRWNGSAWEAVPDGELQKALDDKAYIDMPNFRFNTFLNPRAVSFGLRLSF